AGTGCAAATGGTCCTATCTGTGACCTCTTGATACAAGAATAGCTATGGAAGATGAAAAACACAAACAACATATGAAGTGGGTGTGCAAAAAGCCACCCCCCTCCGAAAATAACAAATATAGACAAACCCTTCAAAACATTTAACAGTGTTCAGAACTTAATGGAAACAGGTCAGGTGAGTCAAAGGGCCTAAAATAAACCCTTTATCACAAATATTATAACTTTTCTTAACAATAATATAAACaaactaacatttaaaaaaaaaaaatgtaaataccagGATACAAGTGTGACGTTTGGTCTATCAGTGGGCATAGTTTGTGTCATCTGTATAAAGACATAATCCATTCATTTGTGTAACATCAGGCACTTAGTAAAATTTCAGCCTGATACGTTTTATAGCAACAAAAACTTGGGGATGGTGCCTGCTATCCACCAGGTTACCGGGAGTCTGTTTATCAGATAAAttctataataaatgtaaatgtgcTTCACGACAGCCAATCACAGAGTTAATTTGTTTTCCAATGGATTCTCCAGTCCCAAAAATGGAATTCACTACCATGTGACAGGTCAAGTAAGGCAATATGGAAACAGTAGGGCAAAGTATGGAGGCGCAATACACTAATAAAAAGGATAAGACTTTAAGACTTGAATGAAGACTGGAAAACACGTGTAGACAAAGCGTAGTGTGTAAACAGTCAGTGCACATGAATGCTGCTTACTAAAATTTCCTGAGACAGCCTGTCACTATAATACCTATAAGGATGGACAGGCCAAGCACCGCTTAGATGGCTAGTTACGGTAAAACAGAACGCATTTTGGTCCTGTTGCAGCTATGAGAAAAGAGCGCAACGAAAATGTGGCAGTGATCGTGTAGAGCGGATAACATGTGGAAGAGAATCCGTCAAGGCACAGTCTCTATTGGGCAGTGGGAACCTGGGCAGCCATCTGAGACAAAGCTTATTCTTCCAGAGTCATACTGACAAGTTATGTCTGAGGAGAAAGAGAAAAGATGGAACACATATCAAAGGACTGCAAAAAGTAGCTTTAGATAGTAACACCTCAACTAGCAAATAATAGAGAAGAAAAATACTTATATTGTGACAGGACGAATGTCCATTCATCAAGTAAGATGTTGGTCAGAATGGTAtagatccaatatttttaagagtTAGGGCTTGTTGGGTTTAAAACCTGAAGTTTTAGTTAGAACAGATCCAGAATTCACATTGTTAGTGCCATTACATACTTGTGTGATATAAGGCAGTCATGATCTTACCTGGTCCAGGGGCACTGCTGGAGGTTTCTGCATCATATCACCCTGACCAAGGGCTCTGTTCTTGTGAAATGACGGTGACTGCATTTGTAAGGACATCCTAGACAAGCAGTTGAGTATAACAGGTGAGAAAACGTTAGATTTGTTTGGGATACAGAATTATGCATTTTCATGAATTTTAAATCAGTACAAGAATCAATTACCACGCTCACATAGAGTCctaaaaatatatgaattattaCTTAAATAGGTCAGAAGTCCCTAAACAGTAAGTCTTACTgaaattaaaaggaaaaataagCTAACCTTGCTTTAAAGTATTAAAATGCCGTAGTAAAGCAAACCAGCTAATAAATTGACTCCAGCACAAATCCTAAAGTGAACCAAGCTCATTtatcatacatttttaaaattctattattcatatttttacaCAGGTTTTCATTGTTGATATAACAGACACTATTCTAATCCCACACTGGCTCAAAACAAGTTTTATCCTGTCTGAGTGTCTACATAAAGAACCTATATTTTAATAACAGACTGACTCCTCTGATAAGCGGTCCACTTGGAGTAGTTTTTACTGTATACCACTACTACTaacgtatatataaatacacacacaagtcCTGATACTGTTCCTTCCCATCACTATCTGGATAAGTGAAAAGTTTGTGGAGGCTAATGATTAGTGTTAGGTTACTGTAGGGGTCAATCTTTAGTGTACTGTAGATATTAGTGTTTACTGATAGTGTTATTATAAAGTAGGGGTTATGTTCAATGTAGTGCTCAAAATTTCAACTGGCCACTAGAATTTAGCGAGTGACAATTTACCCCAATTGAGTAGAAATTCATCCATGGTGAGTTTGCCATGGACACTCCTGCTATGTACTTGCCTGGCAATGGCAAGACCTGGTATAATGTATGGGTTGATGTTCAGGGGAACACTCATAGCATCATATCCACTACAGTCGGCCACAGTGTTTATAGTGCCTGGCTTGACCTGGCATTGTCCCAGATACATTTGTCAAACCTTCATGTCATTAGAGGTATATTTTTggtcaaatattaacactacatTTCTTTCTTCTcaaaaatgtttgtatatatcTTATTAACCACTTGGGAATTTAGGTTTGAGAGATCTTCCTACAGTTTTAGTATTGATAATGCTGTGGATTTTGTCTAGTTAGGCTACTTTTCGTTACCTAAAATTTCTGTAGttttcaaaatcatataaattaaaattaaacaacaAAAATCCCCAAAACATTGCACTTGTAAGAAacatcaatgttttacattgtccaaGTAAGGGGGTAGAGTCTTACAATGTAGGGATTTTTATGTTTAGAGAGTCAGGATCACTGTACAATATAGTGCACCTTAGTTTCAAAGCCAACCATCCAAATAAAGACATTGGCTCTCCCATCATACTCACTCTTGGGGTCGGTACATGTTTGAAAATGATGGCATCCCACCACTTTGCTCCATCATGACAGCTTGAAAGTGCCCCCTGCTGTGCTCCGGATGTTGGTAGCCAGATCTTAGTAGAGTGTGGCCATTAGGACGTCCATGAGCAGAGTGAGGTGAAGTGTGTAGTGGTGGTTGCTGGTACCCTTGAGGTTGGTAGTGTTGTTGAGCTGGGTAAGATGGTGATGACATCATATTCGAATGCGGACGGAAGTTGGGGCTGCCCCACATTTGTGGACCGCCATATACAAAGCCACCACTTTGTCTCTTGTGATTATCCAAATCCAAAAATTGTTTAGGACTTTCAGCCCTGTCTGAGGCACCATCAGTCTCTTCATCAGTCTGCCCCTTGCTTTCACCTGGCACTGCCTTGGGCTCACCCTCTAGAAGAGGGGACATTAGTATTGTCTTCAATTCTGCAATCCCCTGGACTCCAAGAGCTCCAGTGTAGCCACCCCGGTTTTGAGGGGACTGTTGTACATTACTCTGCCAATGTGGGTATTCCTGTTGGTAGTAGGAAGGCCGCTGGTAAGACTGGTAGGAATTCTGTACTTGCTGTGGATGTGGATAACCATATGCTGGTCCCTGTGGATACCTGGGAAATGTTCCTGGATAAACATGAGGGTGTGAATTCCCAAATCTTTGAGGGGAAAAGCCAGAATGATGGGGCCCAAGAGGTCTCTCCACTCCTGGGTTCTGATGCATGCCATACCCAGACTTATTGCCAGGTGGCATCCATGAGACATAGTTACTCCTAGTATCTGATCTGGACATATCAGACAAGGGATGAAGCACTTTCTGCTGAGGGATAGAAGAGTGTTCCATTTTTAGCTTACTTTGCCCAGATTCCTTTAATCTTGCTTCTTCTGctttttcttccaatacatttctACTTCCTTGCCTATAATGGGGACTGTGTGATGGAGGGTCAGAACCAGTATTCATGTCATTACCTGGATACCATGATTTTTCACCCTCCTGGAACACACCAGATACAACACCCTCTGTTTGTAGTGGGGGGCCTTGAAAGGTGCATGGTTTTCTATAGTCCCCATTAGTGTGTAGGGCATTTGGTTTAGATAGAACTGTGGCTGGTGACTTGGTCTTGGATTTCACTGGGACCACAGGagatgaagacaaaactgtaGATGAAACATACAAGATTCAGATAAAAAACTACTGATGACAAAATATCATAGCAAATAGCATTTTGATTCAGTGAAGTAGAAAGGTAAACTGTTTTACACATGGGCTTTTATATTTACAGCATTtatagcagggctcgagtcctgcaggaatgcgtgggaacggcgttcctgcactttttttacagcaggaatgctatataataaaataatttgtgagtgtatgtgcgtgcgcgtctgttagtgtatgtgcgtgcgcgtttgtgtgtgtctgagtatgtgtatctgtgagtgtgtgtcagcacatgtgtatataaatataaatacatacacacaattattTAAGGGATTTAATTATTTTAGAGAAAGTGATATGATAAGACGTCAATCAGGGCTCTGGTATCACTAAACAGCGCAAGAGGAAGCTAAGCAAGTAAGCGTGAAGATTACAGTATCACAGCAGTCACACTGGACCCTtgggaaaggatccactccagctctcccaaaggtaggtggGCTGGGTgaacttaaattaaaataaaaaataaacaatgtgagtgtataagaaaatgtttgtgtgtcagtgagtgtttgtcactcaaactttttaaacagggggccagttcactatccctcagacactgttgggggccGAACTATAGTTTCAAAAAAATTTGAACAAATTCctatacatactgaaacagacacatagacataaGGACATACATGCGTGTGcgcatatatttaattttattactaGATTATTTTTTACTATAATGATGCTACCACTGTTACATATAGTTTAATACTGTATTTGTTGTACTTATTTTTACATGTAGttaataatctggctgatagAATTTTGGTTAGCAAATATTTAATTGTTTGTACAAATGGCTGACCTGCTCCATTCCTCCTCCCCCTGCTTGCCACTCCCACTTGTAAATTCCTTTAAAGTAAAGTAACTGTCTTATCTCTCTTCCTTAGACCCAAACCATCCATCCCTGTAACATGAAGGCCATTTAATTTTACTCGGCTCTACCCgcccaccctggttccttctaactatttagcatgcacctccagctgtttggaaccacaccaatcacctccctattaccttcacatgttatcagctgctgcagttataccattaactctctctgccatcacatacaaatccatcggctacctcttgtctcataccCCCATttcaacctttagattgtaagctcatgggaagggccctctacctgttgtatcggtctgttcttattgtgtttgtctatTTCCCCAatagtacagcgctgcagaatttgttggcgctttacaaatgccagtaataataataataataataataattatatatttgtgtgttaccgttaaagtgcagaaatcagttaatgtgcacattaactagttaatctgcagattaactagggCGATCAGTTAAAGTGCCAAAAATTGTTTCGTTTCTCAAATGTTTCTCACATTACCTAGGTAATCTGCACATTACCTACTAGGCACTCGTTAAAGTGCAAAAATCATTCTGTCCTCCATCTCTCTGAGGGGCTCACAGCTCTGGATGACACCATGGTGTGCACAGGCTGCTGTTCTGTTCTTGTCTGGACCACAGTCACATACCTCTTCAAACAGTTATCCTGAACTGGTAAGAAACGAGGAGCCCCAACACCACAAGAGAGTGAGCGCTTCCTGCACATTATGCAGCAACACCCTGAAATGATCCCAGCAAATGCTCTCCACTGTTCTCAATATCATCATATATTTGAAGACTGTCGGAATCAGTGGTCCATGAGCAGACCTCTTCTTGGTCTCATTctactcaatgagaagtatttctcGGACTTACGGAGCAGCATTGTTAGTAGCCAGCTCCCTGAGAAGTAACACGCCATGCGTCTATGCTTTGAGAATTTGATGTATGTATGTCGACGGACACAATGGCTTTagtaatacaactttgtattcctaatgttatagtgttcctttaacacaatgccaaggagaaaAGACGCTTAAAGAAGctattgttgctgcccatcaaactagCTCACCCCAAGGTCGTGCAATGCTCAGAGTTAtatctcagactctacaggctCCACAACGATGTAAGAGATTGATAAAGTTATaagattacttcaagttattgctgctaaaggtggttctacaacaCGTTGAATCATAAGGTTTACTTAGTTTTTCGCACatagcttctccattttggctttatttttgttaaataaatcatgacacaatgTAATATGTCATAGTGTATTACGTTGTTTTTCATCtggggttgtatttacctaattttaagaactGTTAAGGAACATATGATTGTTATTACAtcatgatatgtaaaaccatgatGAAAGTACCAaacagggtgtactttctttttcccatgactgttttgttttttaattggagTGTACCTGCTGGAAACATGTTTCCTAGCTTGCTAGATCAGGTTTAATTTCTTAAAACAAAACTTCTTTcttaaaaaaaacaggaaacaatTTTTAGCCCATAGTTTCCTTTTAACTTGCCAACCAAGACTTCTTAATCGATTAGCCTTGAGAAAATTATattcaattttttaaaatttacaagTTCCCTGGTTTACAAATCCAGTTTGCTATTATAACACAATTAGTCAGCCATCAGTCAGCTATGCTCACAGTTAatctattttggctttaaatttgtgattcactttaaattcctgacaattcttatattagtaaataacccttataGAAATGTATTACATGTGATCGACTCATATCAATATGTACCTTTCCTTGACGATGCCTTGCTTGTTCTTTTTCTGGTAGGAACTTGGCACATCTCCTCTGTGTTTTTTGTAATGGGTTTGTCTGTGGATGGGTATGATGTAGGAGTGTAAGAGTTCTCTGCTGGAGGGCACAACACAGGTTCAGCAGGCTTCTCAATGAGTGAGTATGATGTTGGAGAGCAAGAATTCTTTTTTGGTGGGTATACTGTTAGAGTGTCGGGCTTCTCTGTTGGTGGGTATGACGTATGCTCACAAGGATCCGTTGATGGATGTAGCATGTGAGCACCAGGCTTCTTTGTTGGTGAAAACAGAGTTGTTGCTCGTAGATTCTCTGTTGATGGGTATGGAGTGGGTGTTCTAGGTTTCTCTGCTGGTTGGTACAGCGTAGAGACACAAGGCTCTTCTGCTGCTGGATACAGTGTGCTTGTAGACTGTGTGACTGCTGGTGGATAAAACACAGTTTTCTCAAGCTTCTCTAAAGTTGGGTGGTACTTTTTTGTTGGTATATATGGTGGACACTCTGCTGGTGGGTGTGGCATAGATGTACAAGTCTTGTCTGTTGGTGGGTTGGTTGCACCTGGTGTACCAGAGTTCTCAGTTTGTGAGCACAGTCCAGGTGCACTAGGCTTCTCTTTCGGTTTGTTTAGCGCAGGTGTGCCAGGCTTCTCTTCTGATAGGTACAGTGTGGGCGAGACAGAATTTTCTGTTGGCTGGTATTCTGTAGGTCCACTAGGTTTTTCTTCTGGCAGGTACAGGATAGGAGCTTCTGGCTTCTCTCTTGTTTGGTAGGGCACAGTGGTTCCAGGCTTCTCTTCTTGTGGGTATAAAATGGGTGCACCAGGATTTTCTGTTGGTTGGTGTAGTGCAAGTGTATTAGCCTTCTCTTCTGGTGGGTAATGTACAGGTAACCCAGGTTTCTCTTTGGGTAGGTATAAAGTGGGTGTGCAAGGCTTCTCTGTTGGCTGGTATAAAGCACGGGCTTCAGGCTTCTCTTCTGGTGGGAAAAGTGTAGGTGCAACAGACCTTTCTGCTGGTGGATGGAGTGTGGGCATGCCATGCTTCTCTGCTGGTGGGTAGGGCATGGGTGGTGTTGGAGAAGGGTACTCCGAACTTGGGGGGCAAGCGAGTGAGGAGAGTCTTTGCATTGCTACCATTTCAGGACTGTCCAGCATAGAATTACTTAGAGTGCTGAATGTGTGCCTGCTATTAAAGTTTGGTCCAGGGGGTCTCACCATGTGTGAATCCACAGATGGTGGATATGGGGTAGGACCTGCCCTTTGTGGTGGATCATGGGTAGTGTTTCCATTCCATGTGGTAGGAGAGGGTCCAAATCTATAGGGTGGATAGTAAGATCCAGGAGGTTGGAATGGGGGTCGTGTCATGTATCCTGCAACAAATGGTGTTTGAGGTTGCGAGACATCATCCTGCAAAGACATTCTGGCCCTGGGAGAGGTTGGAGCATTGTAAGGTCTATGAGAATTTCTATAATTCTTTGTTGTATTTTCAAATAGTTCATGACCCCGAGGGTCAGTTGTACCTGGAGCAGTCtg
This Pelobates fuscus isolate aPelFus1 chromosome 3, aPelFus1.pri, whole genome shotgun sequence DNA region includes the following protein-coding sequences:
- the LOC134602612 gene encoding chromatin remodeling regulator CECR2, producing the protein MPPDGALGELRSCWQVPAIAHFCSLFRTAFQLPDFEIEELEDALHRDDVEFLSELVASLLQGCYQRQDITAQTFQVYLEDIISYRWELEEGKPNPLKGANFHQLPLHTRLEILHRLCDYRLDADDVFDLLKGLDADSLRVEPLGEDAIGNLYWYFYGTRLYKEEPSWEKRQQALQEAAEIAATPVRKRGRPPKKKKLEEAVVSEKLEVIQLTLEETSKQNAVTPGEGSWSLLCQTEQEWKEVTESFKDKVSPKERHLYKILSEEFLPEICNMISQKEIRIQKEQSKLAAKRLSGYSSYRNSRLKEQDLEKTLEEGEDERQLMMVVQRKEQELLQKEERKRVLEEKVKSVEERARRRKLREERAWLLSQGKELPPELTQLEPGSPVRMDYRTRDLFNFDLDDHYTGMYKVLDAVKAHKDSWPFLEPVDESYAPNYYNIITNPMDISRVEQRLCSGYYLTKEQFVCDIKAIFKNCAKYNGQDSEYTRMAENVERCFKKALVKHLPDDDGDSDGETWIRTDEDKSLKRRSQIRRSKAGGWRKSKEDGGRKKQSPEIGKHPLSSPMQDEMEGHPDPTMMNPSRGQPYPYQLQYGGMPRQTMHTANMSSAAHMHAPLRGSDTGLGYRPLRFPEPHLGDPVRHTQSYSTQTAPGTTDPRGHELFENTTKNYRNSHRPYNAPTSPRARMSLQDDVSQPQTPFVAGYMTRPPFQPPGSYYPPYRFGPSPTTWNGNTTHDPPQRAGPTPYPPSVDSHMVRPPGPNFNSRHTFSTLSNSMLDSPEMVAMQRLSSLACPPSSEYPSPTPPMPYPPAEKHGMPTLHPPAERSVAPTLFPPEEKPEARALYQPTEKPCTPTLYLPKEKPGLPVHYPPEEKANTLALHQPTENPGAPILYPQEEKPGTTVPYQTREKPEAPILYLPEEKPSGPTEYQPTENSVSPTLYLSEEKPGTPALNKPKEKPSAPGLCSQTENSGTPGATNPPTDKTCTSMPHPPAECPPYIPTKKYHPTLEKLEKTVFYPPAVTQSTSTLYPAAEEPCVSTLYQPAEKPRTPTPYPSTENLRATTLFSPTKKPGAHMLHPSTDPCEHTSYPPTEKPDTLTVYPPKKNSCSPTSYSLIEKPAEPVLCPPAENSYTPTSYPSTDKPITKNTEEMCQVPTRKRTSKASSRKVLSSSPVVPVKSKTKSPATVLSKPNALHTNGDYRKPCTFQGPPLQTEGVVSGVFQEGEKSWYPGNDMNTGSDPPSHSPHYRQGSRNVLEEKAEEARLKESGQSKLKMEHSSIPQQKVLHPLSDMSRSDTRSNYVSWMPPGNKSGYGMHQNPGVERPLGPHHSGFSPQRFGNSHPHVYPGTFPRYPQGPAYGYPHPQQVQNSYQSYQRPSYYQQEYPHWQSNVQQSPQNRGGYTGALGVQGIAELKTILMSPLLEGEPKAVPGESKGQTDEETDGASDRAESPKQFLDLDNHKRQSGGFVYGGPQMWGSPNFRPHSNMMSSPSYPAQQHYQPQGYQQPPLHTSPHSAHGRPNGHTLLRSGYQHPEHSRGHFQAVMMEQSGGMPSFSNMYRPQEMSLQMQSPSFHKNRALGQGDMMQKPPAVPLDQT